A genomic window from Actinomycetota bacterium includes:
- a CDS encoding HAMP domain-containing protein, which translates to MGTIRARTTIAACLVVAIALLVSAILVLAVLRRSLVDNIDDATLARAEDVAAAARQGSLPRTPSAPGEEDAIVQVIDASGRVVSRSANLEERGPITGLRPRGTRPERRTMHGLPDPHDTTDFRVVALRTSSSEGPLIVYAAGSLEPVGESVDAVRRILVLGLPLLLVFVGGTTWVVVGHALRPVEAIRAQVADFSSRDLARRVPEPNIDDEVGRLATTMNGMLDRLQRFAERQRAFVADASHELQSPIASSRAELEVAVGHPTTTDWSTTAADLLDDNQRMERLVRDLLFLARADDPGAGASHAPVDLDDVVRTEVERIRIRARSRIVASPVAAVEVSGSADQLGRVIRNLLENADRHAESRVTVELHHSDGTAVIVVADDGAGVPAADQERIFERFTRLDDSRSRATGGAGLGLAIAKEIVEAHGGRILVESGSGGARFVVRLPANA; encoded by the coding sequence GTGGGCACCATACGTGCCCGCACCACGATCGCCGCGTGCCTCGTCGTCGCCATCGCACTCTTGGTGAGCGCGATCCTCGTCCTCGCGGTGCTGCGCCGCTCACTTGTCGACAACATCGACGACGCGACTCTGGCGCGGGCAGAGGACGTTGCTGCGGCCGCCCGTCAAGGCAGTCTGCCCCGCACCCCTTCGGCGCCCGGGGAGGAGGACGCCATCGTGCAGGTGATCGACGCGTCGGGTCGGGTCGTGTCGCGGAGCGCAAACCTCGAGGAAAGGGGGCCCATCACAGGGCTCCGGCCGCGCGGCACCCGTCCCGAACGACGCACCATGCATGGCCTGCCGGATCCCCACGACACCACCGACTTCCGCGTCGTCGCCCTGCGGACCTCCAGCTCTGAGGGCCCGCTGATCGTCTACGCGGCCGGCAGTCTCGAGCCGGTGGGCGAGAGCGTCGACGCGGTCAGGCGGATCCTCGTGCTCGGCTTGCCGTTGCTGCTCGTCTTCGTCGGCGGGACCACCTGGGTCGTCGTCGGGCATGCGCTGCGGCCGGTCGAGGCCATCCGCGCCCAGGTCGCCGACTTCTCCTCCCGCGATCTGGCGCGACGGGTGCCCGAGCCGAACATCGACGACGAGGTCGGACGACTGGCGACGACGATGAACGGGATGCTCGACCGCCTCCAGCGGTTCGCGGAGCGTCAACGCGCCTTCGTTGCCGACGCGTCGCACGAGCTCCAGAGCCCGATCGCGTCGAGCCGGGCCGAGCTCGAGGTCGCGGTCGGGCACCCCACGACGACCGACTGGTCGACCACCGCCGCCGACCTGCTCGACGACAACCAACGCATGGAACGCTTGGTGCGCGACCTGCTGTTCCTGGCGCGGGCGGACGACCCCGGCGCGGGAGCCTCTCATGCTCCTGTCGATCTCGACGACGTCGTGCGCACGGAGGTCGAGCGCATCCGAATTCGCGCCCGTTCGCGCATCGTGGCGTCGCCGGTCGCGGCCGTCGAGGTCAGCGGGAGCGCCGACCAGCTCGGCCGCGTCATACGCAACCTGCTCGAGAACGCGGATCGACACGCCGAGTCGCGCGTCACGGTCGAGCTCCACCACTCGGACGGCACCGCAGTCATCGTCGTGGCCGATGACGGCGCCGGCGTCCCCGCGGCCGACCAGGAGCGGATCTTCGAGCGCTTCACCCGGCTGGACGACTCGCGCAGCCGCGCCACCGGGGGCGCGGGTCTCGGTCTGGCCATCGCCAAGGAGATCGTCGAGGCGCACGGCGGTCGCATCCTCGTCGAATCAGGCTCGGGCGGCGCTCGGTTCGTCGTCCGTCTCCCCGCGAACGCATGA
- a CDS encoding response regulator transcription factor yields the protein MRILVVEDEKRLAGAIKRGLEEDGFAVDVALDGDEGLWLAKEAVYDAIVLDIMLPGQNGFQVCSALRDANIWTPILMLTAKEGELDHAEALDTGADDFLTKPFSYVVLLAHLRALIRRGSGERPTVLTAGDLRLDPAQHRCWRGDTEITLTSRQFSLLEYLMRRAGDVVSKSEILEHVWDYAFDGDLNIVEVYVGYLRKKIDLPFGRKAIATIRLVGYRLDPDGG from the coding sequence ATGCGGATCCTCGTCGTGGAAGACGAGAAGCGACTCGCCGGGGCGATCAAGCGGGGCCTGGAAGAGGACGGCTTCGCCGTCGACGTCGCGCTCGACGGCGACGAGGGGCTGTGGCTCGCCAAGGAAGCCGTCTACGACGCCATCGTCCTCGACATCATGCTTCCCGGTCAAAACGGCTTCCAGGTGTGCTCCGCGTTGCGCGACGCGAACATCTGGACCCCCATCCTCATGCTCACGGCGAAGGAAGGCGAGCTCGACCATGCCGAGGCGCTCGACACGGGTGCCGACGACTTCCTCACCAAGCCGTTCAGCTACGTGGTGCTGCTCGCCCACCTGCGCGCGCTGATCCGGCGGGGCAGCGGTGAGCGGCCGACCGTCCTCACGGCCGGTGACCTGCGCCTCGATCCGGCGCAGCACCGTTGCTGGCGCGGCGACACCGAGATCACGCTCACGTCGCGCCAGTTCTCGCTCCTGGAGTATCTGATGCGCCGCGCCGGCGACGTCGTCTCGAAGTCCGAGATCCTCGAGCACGTGTGGGACTACGCGTTCGACGGCGACCTCAACATCGTCGAGGTCTACGTCGGCTACCTGCGCAAGAAGATCGACCTGCCCTTCGGTCGCAAGGCCATCGCGACCATCAGGCTCGTCGGCTACCGCCTCGACCCCGACGGTGGCTAG
- a CDS encoding FtsX-like permease family protein translates to MLGLTWLRGLAARRRGRLLATAAGIAVAVGVLASIGSFLSASKATMTRRSIADVSVDWQVEAQPGFDPTVVLDRVRRAAGVRAALPVGFATTTGFEASAGGTTQTTGPGVVIGLPDGYRAAFPAVFRDLTGARAGVLVAQQTAANLHAAPGDTVTIGRAGMAPVLVRVDGVVDVPQADSFFQNVGAPVGAQPPAPPDNVLVMPADQWHAQFDPLGAQRPDLVHTQVHARLGHQLASDPSAAYAAVSGRARNLEVRLAGAGLVGDNLAATLGAARSDALYAQMLFLFLGLPGAVLAGMLTATVAGVGAERRRREQSLLRARGATTTQLVRLGVLEAAVVGLVGAAAGLRLARLVGRLAFGTGAFGATTGAAIGWASGAAVAGLAIAAATVAVPAWRDAREITVVAGRRSVGRATRRPRWARLGLDVWLLLASGVVFWLTGRGGYKLVLAPEGVPTISVSYWAFAGPALLWSGAALLAWRLADLVLGRGRGLIRRSVRPLAGNLCGTVAASMSRQRRLLARALVLVTLTASFALSTAVFNSTYRQQADVDARLTNGADVTVIESPGARVGPAGAARLAKVAGVEHVEPIQHRFAYVGADLQDLYGVRPASIVAATKLQDAYFVGGTARKLISTLSARPDSILVSAETVHDFQLRPGDRLMLRLQDARTKQLRDVVFHYAGVAKEFPTAPRDSFLVANADYVARTTGSDDVGSFLVDTGGASPQAVAGRIRAVVGAEAKVIDIRTSRRIIGSSLTSVDLAGLTKVELGFALVLAAAATGLVLALGLTERRRMFVIAGSLGARSRQLGAFIWAEAAFVALGGLLTGAIAGWALAVMLVKVLAGVFDPPPSTLAVPWPYLGSFVAVALVAVVVAAYGTLTAIRRPAIALVRDL, encoded by the coding sequence ATGCTCGGCCTGACGTGGCTGCGCGGCCTCGCCGCGCGTCGACGCGGCCGGCTCCTGGCCACCGCCGCGGGTATCGCCGTCGCAGTCGGGGTTCTCGCGTCGATCGGCTCCTTCCTGTCCGCATCCAAGGCCACGATGACGCGCCGCTCGATTGCCGACGTCTCGGTGGACTGGCAGGTCGAAGCGCAGCCCGGCTTCGATCCCACGGTCGTGCTCGATCGCGTGAGGCGCGCGGCAGGCGTGCGCGCCGCGCTCCCGGTCGGTTTCGCCACGACCACCGGGTTCGAGGCCAGCGCGGGCGGAACCACCCAGACGACGGGGCCGGGCGTCGTGATCGGTCTGCCCGACGGGTACCGCGCCGCGTTCCCCGCGGTGTTCCGCGACCTGACGGGCGCGCGCGCGGGCGTGCTGGTCGCGCAGCAGACCGCAGCCAACCTCCACGCCGCGCCGGGCGACACCGTCACGATCGGCCGTGCCGGGATGGCGCCCGTGCTTGTCCGGGTCGATGGCGTGGTCGACGTGCCCCAGGCCGACTCCTTCTTCCAGAACGTGGGCGCGCCGGTCGGCGCGCAACCACCGGCGCCGCCCGACAACGTGCTGGTGATGCCGGCCGACCAGTGGCATGCGCAGTTCGACCCGCTCGGGGCCCAGCGCCCGGACCTGGTGCACACGCAGGTGCACGCGCGCCTCGGCCACCAGTTGGCGTCCGACCCCTCGGCCGCCTATGCCGCGGTCTCGGGCCGGGCGCGCAACCTCGAGGTGCGGCTGGCGGGCGCCGGGCTGGTGGGCGACAACCTGGCCGCGACCCTCGGCGCGGCCCGCTCCGACGCGCTCTACGCGCAGATGCTCTTCCTGTTCCTCGGGCTTCCCGGCGCAGTGCTGGCCGGGATGCTCACGGCGACGGTCGCGGGCGTCGGCGCGGAGCGACGGCGTAGAGAACAGTCTTTGCTGCGCGCCCGCGGCGCGACCACGACCCAGCTGGTCCGGCTCGGTGTGCTCGAGGCCGCGGTCGTCGGGCTCGTCGGTGCCGCGGCCGGGCTCAGATTGGCGCGGTTGGTCGGGCGACTCGCGTTCGGTACCGGCGCCTTCGGTGCCACCACCGGTGCGGCGATCGGCTGGGCGAGCGGCGCGGCGGTCGCCGGGCTGGCGATCGCGGCAGCGACCGTCGCGGTGCCCGCCTGGCGGGACGCTCGTGAGATCACCGTTGTCGCGGGCCGCCGCAGCGTGGGGCGCGCCACGCGCCGCCCGCGTTGGGCTCGCCTCGGCCTCGACGTGTGGCTGTTGCTGGCGAGTGGCGTGGTGTTCTGGCTCACCGGCCGCGGCGGCTACAAGCTGGTCCTCGCGCCCGAGGGCGTTCCCACCATCTCGGTGAGCTACTGGGCGTTCGCCGGCCCCGCGCTGCTGTGGTCGGGCGCGGCCCTGCTCGCGTGGCGCCTCGCCGACCTGGTCCTCGGGCGGGGCCGGGGCCTGATCCGTCGGAGCGTCCGTCCCCTGGCCGGCAACCTTTGCGGCACGGTGGCGGCTTCCATGTCCCGCCAGCGACGGCTCCTGGCGCGCGCGCTCGTGCTCGTCACCTTGACCGCGTCCTTCGCGTTGTCCACGGCCGTGTTCAACTCGACGTACCGGCAGCAGGCAGACGTCGACGCACGCCTCACCAACGGCGCGGACGTCACGGTCATCGAGTCGCCTGGCGCGCGCGTCGGCCCCGCTGGTGCCGCCCGGTTGGCCAAGGTCGCGGGAGTCGAGCACGTCGAGCCCATCCAACATCGGTTCGCTTACGTCGGCGCCGACCTCCAGGACCTCTACGGCGTGCGCCCCGCGAGCATCGTCGCGGCCACCAAGCTGCAGGACGCCTACTTCGTCGGCGGGACGGCGCGCAAGCTCATCTCGACGCTGAGCGCGCGTCCCGATTCGATCCTCGTCAGCGCCGAGACCGTGCACGACTTCCAGCTCCGTCCCGGCGACCGTCTCATGTTGCGGCTCCAGGACGCCCGCACCAAGCAGCTCCGCGACGTCGTGTTCCACTACGCCGGGGTGGCCAAGGAGTTCCCCACGGCCCCGCGCGATAGCTTCCTCGTCGCTAACGCCGACTACGTGGCCCGCACCACCGGCAGCGACGACGTCGGGTCGTTCCTCGTCGACACCGGCGGTGCATCTCCGCAGGCGGTGGCCGGTCGCATCCGCGCGGTTGTGGGAGCCGAGGCGAAGGTCATCGACATCCGCACGAGCCGGCGCATCATCGGCTCGAGCCTGACCTCGGTCGACCTCGCCGGCCTCACCAAGGTCGAGCTCGGCTTCGCCCTCGTCCTCGCCGCCGCGGCGACGGGCCTGGTGCTCGCGCTGGGCCTGACCGAGCGGCGTCGTATGTTCGTCATCGCCGGCTCCCTGGGCGCGAGATCCCGCCAGCTCGGTGCGTTCATCTGGGCCGAGGCGGCCTTCGTCGCCCTCGGCGGGCTGTTGACCGGCGCCATCGCGGGCTGGGCGCTGGCCGTGATGCTCGTGAAGGTGCTCGCGGGTGTGTTCGACCCGCCGCCGTCGACGCTCGCCGTCCCCTGGCCTTACCTGGGCAGCTTCGTCGCGGTGGCGCTGGTCGCGGTGGTCGTCGCCGCGTACGGAACCCTCACCGCCATCCGCCGGCCCGCGATCGCCCTCGTCCGCGACCTGTGA
- a CDS encoding ABC transporter ATP-binding protein has translation MTAEVLVRCDGVARTFGTGPGAVVAVHGVSCEIVAHQLVAVTGPSGSGKSTLLHLFAGLDEPTAGHVSWPGIGTRTELRPGPVAVVLQGPSLMAPLDVVENVALPLVLGGASQHEADAVARGALARLGLEALAAKLPEELSGGQAQRVAVARALAGRPRLILADEPTGQLDHVNGAIVVDALLEAARHLDAALVVTTHDVLVADRLPERWRMLDGRLDTRDTRRCSA, from the coding sequence GTGACGGCGGAGGTCCTCGTGCGCTGCGATGGTGTCGCGAGGACGTTCGGCACGGGGCCGGGCGCGGTGGTCGCCGTCCACGGCGTCTCCTGCGAGATCGTCGCCCACCAGCTGGTCGCGGTCACCGGTCCCTCGGGGTCGGGCAAGTCGACCCTGCTCCACCTGTTCGCCGGCCTCGACGAGCCCACCGCGGGCCACGTGAGCTGGCCGGGGATCGGTACCCGGACGGAGCTTCGGCCCGGCCCCGTCGCGGTCGTGCTGCAGGGCCCGAGCCTGATGGCACCGCTCGACGTCGTCGAGAACGTGGCGCTCCCGCTCGTCCTCGGGGGCGCGTCTCAGCACGAGGCCGACGCCGTCGCTCGCGGCGCGCTCGCCCGCCTCGGCTTGGAGGCGCTGGCCGCGAAGCTGCCCGAGGAGCTCTCCGGCGGGCAGGCCCAGCGCGTGGCCGTGGCTCGCGCCCTCGCGGGGCGGCCGCGGTTGATCCTGGCCGACGAGCCCACCGGTCAGCTCGACCACGTCAACGGCGCGATCGTGGTCGACGCGCTCCTCGAGGCGGCGCGCCACCTCGACGCGGCCCTGGTCGTCACCACCCACGACGTGCTCGTCGCCGACCGCCTGCCCGAACGCTGGCGCATGCTCGACGGTCGCCTCGATACCCGTGACACCCGCCGATGCTCGGCCTGA
- a CDS encoding ABC transporter ATP-binding protein produces MTPVLEADRLFRFFHVGEEETLALRGVTLAVERGELVAVTGPSGSGKSTLLACLAGLDEPDGGTVKVTGQVMSRRPEPERAALRARAIGMVFQSANLFEHLSLDRNLALSQSLAGRPDRERRAALLAELSLDHRAEAFPSELSGGEAARAGLAVALVNDPAIVLADEPTGEVDASTEAGVLTLLRERAAAGSAIVVVTHSRTVSAEADRIVGLMDGEVVA; encoded by the coding sequence ATGACACCGGTCCTCGAGGCGGATCGACTCTTCCGCTTCTTCCACGTCGGCGAGGAGGAGACGCTGGCGTTGCGCGGGGTGACGCTCGCGGTCGAGCGCGGCGAGCTGGTGGCCGTGACGGGACCGTCCGGCTCCGGCAAGTCGACCCTCCTCGCGTGCCTCGCCGGGCTCGACGAGCCCGACGGCGGCACGGTGAAGGTCACGGGGCAGGTGATGAGCCGACGGCCGGAGCCCGAGCGGGCCGCGCTGCGCGCCCGCGCCATCGGCATGGTGTTCCAGTCAGCGAACCTGTTCGAGCATCTGAGCCTCGACCGGAACCTTGCGCTGTCGCAGTCGCTCGCGGGGCGCCCCGACCGCGAACGACGGGCAGCGTTGCTCGCGGAGCTGAGCCTCGACCACCGCGCCGAGGCCTTCCCGTCCGAGCTCTCGGGCGGCGAGGCGGCGCGCGCCGGGCTGGCCGTCGCCCTGGTGAACGACCCCGCCATCGTCCTTGCCGACGAGCCCACCGGCGAAGTCGACGCGTCCACCGAGGCGGGCGTCCTCACTCTGCTCCGCGAACGCGCCGCGGCCGGCTCGGCGATCGTCGTGGTGACCCACAGCCGCACGGTCTCGGCGGAGGCGGACCGCATCGTAGGACTCATGGACGGAGAGGTCGTGGCGTGA
- a CDS encoding response regulator transcription factor: MTIRLTPVLPVLARPRARGYGDGGIGPRRRRSTHGKSWCHVYARPVAAPHILVVEDEDDEPIGRSLEDALAAQGYRVTWVTTAAAADIATDRERPDLALVDLGLPDADGVNLCRRIRARRPTTTVVIVTARSDEIDVVLGLDAGADDYVTKPFRLTELLARIRAHLRRPHGEPSHDRLVVGHLTLDPEARRAWLDDRELELRAKEFDLLALLMAQAGRAVTRGRIMAEVWDEHWFGPTKTLDMHISALRRKLGGQDEAYATITTLRGVGYRLELP, from the coding sequence ATGACGATCCGACTCACTCCCGTGCTCCCCGTGTTGGCGCGTCCACGAGCCCGAGGGTACGGAGACGGAGGTATCGGACCCCGCCGACGAAGGTCAACGCACGGCAAATCTTGGTGTCATGTCTACGCTCGACCCGTGGCCGCACCTCACATCCTGGTCGTGGAGGACGAGGACGACGAGCCCATCGGGCGCAGCCTGGAGGACGCGCTGGCCGCCCAGGGCTACCGCGTCACATGGGTCACGACCGCGGCCGCCGCGGACATCGCGACCGACCGCGAGCGCCCCGACCTCGCGCTGGTGGACCTCGGCCTCCCCGACGCCGACGGCGTCAACCTCTGCCGGCGCATCCGAGCGCGGCGACCGACGACCACCGTCGTCATCGTCACCGCTCGCAGCGACGAGATCGACGTGGTGCTCGGCCTCGATGCGGGCGCCGACGACTACGTGACGAAGCCGTTCCGGCTCACGGAGCTGCTCGCTCGGATCCGCGCCCATCTGCGCCGTCCACACGGCGAGCCGTCGCACGATCGGCTCGTCGTCGGCCACCTCACGCTCGACCCCGAGGCCCGCCGAGCCTGGCTGGACGACCGCGAGCTCGAGCTGCGAGCCAAGGAGTTCGACCTGCTCGCACTGCTCATGGCGCAGGCGGGTCGGGCCGTCACCCGCGGGCGCATCATGGCCGAGGTGTGGGACGAGCACTGGTTCGGCCCGACCAAGACCCTCGACATGCACATCTCCGCGCTGCGTCGCAAGCTCGGCGGCCAAGACGAGGCGTACGCGACGATCACGACGCTGCGCGGCGTCGGCTATCGGTTGGAGCTCCCATGA
- a CDS encoding HAMP domain-containing histidine kinase: MSRRILTAILTVTVLAVVLFGIPLAVGLRRLYRNEAVVRLEREAARAGIEVPASFETTGDPVELPTRHDATLIALYDRRGRRLQGHGPPRADTEVARALKGAVSDGAHGGELVVASPVTSEEHIFAVVRAAVPEGAVNARVRRGWLTMGLLAVAVIALAALVARWQARRLGRPVLALATAATKLGDGDFSVRADAAGVPEVDAAASALNATAERLGALVGRERTFSADASHQLRTPLTGLRLQLESTLVNPRADRDAAIERALGDIDRLEATVEDLLALARDASPARDPIRIDGLLADADHRWHGPLAAAGRPLRIDAGAELPAVRASAPAINQVLDVLIGNALQHGRGTVTVRARHAPRSIAIEVSDEGPGPPTDANDVFRRRPASATGRGIGLALARSLTEAEGGRLTLSRAGPGPRFTLLLPAPED; the protein is encoded by the coding sequence ATGAGCCGGCGGATCCTGACCGCCATCCTCACGGTCACCGTCCTCGCGGTGGTGCTGTTCGGCATCCCGTTGGCGGTCGGCCTACGACGGCTGTACCGCAACGAGGCGGTCGTCCGGCTGGAGCGCGAGGCCGCGCGCGCCGGCATCGAGGTGCCGGCTTCCTTCGAGACGACCGGTGACCCGGTCGAGCTCCCGACGCGGCACGACGCGACGCTCATCGCGCTCTACGACCGTCGAGGTCGCAGGCTGCAGGGCCACGGGCCGCCCCGCGCCGACACCGAGGTCGCACGTGCGCTGAAGGGCGCGGTCAGCGACGGGGCCCACGGAGGCGAGCTCGTCGTCGCCTCCCCGGTGACGAGTGAGGAGCACATCTTTGCCGTGGTGCGCGCCGCGGTGCCGGAAGGTGCGGTGAACGCCCGGGTCCGGCGAGGGTGGCTCACGATGGGTCTTCTCGCCGTCGCGGTGATCGCCCTCGCCGCGCTCGTGGCGCGTTGGCAGGCACGGCGGCTCGGTCGACCCGTGCTGGCCCTCGCGACTGCCGCCACCAAGCTCGGCGACGGCGACTTCTCGGTGCGAGCCGATGCCGCAGGGGTCCCCGAGGTCGACGCCGCCGCGTCCGCCCTCAACGCGACCGCCGAACGGCTGGGCGCGCTCGTGGGGCGTGAGCGAACGTTCAGCGCCGACGCATCTCATCAGCTCCGCACTCCCCTCACCGGGCTCCGCCTCCAGCTCGAGTCGACGCTGGTCAACCCGCGGGCGGACAGGGACGCTGCGATCGAAAGGGCACTCGGCGACATCGACCGCCTCGAGGCAACCGTCGAGGACCTCCTCGCGCTCGCCCGCGACGCGAGCCCCGCCCGTGACCCGATACGAATCGACGGGCTGCTCGCGGACGCCGACCACCGCTGGCACGGCCCGCTCGCCGCGGCCGGCCGACCGCTTCGGATCGACGCCGGCGCGGAGCTGCCGGCGGTGCGAGCCTCCGCCCCCGCGATCAACCAGGTGCTCGACGTCCTCATCGGCAACGCCCTCCAGCACGGCCGCGGCACCGTGACGGTCCGGGCCCGCCATGCGCCGCGATCGATCGCGATCGAGGTGTCCGACGAGGGCCCGGGTCCCCCCACCGACGCAAACGACGTGTTCCGTCGGCGCCCCGCGTCGGCCACGGGGCGGGGCATCGGCCTGGCGCTGGCGCGCTCGCTCACAGAGGCGGAGGGCGGCCGGCTGACGCTCAGCCGGGCGGGACCGGGGCCCCGGTTCACCCTCCTCCTGCCCGCCCCCGAAGACTGA
- a CDS encoding GNAT family N-acetyltransferase, whose amino-acid sequence MQHHGPPEDVHALDVTGLLAENVSFYSIRVNGALLGIGALKQLDAVHAELKSMHTAEAARGRGVGRAMLDHLIGTARARGCSRVSLETGSMAAFAPARSLYASAGFEICEPFGEYGPSPNSVCMTLRLDARDRRNRPGSS is encoded by the coding sequence ATGCAGCACCACGGCCCGCCTGAGGATGTGCATGCGCTCGACGTCACGGGGCTGCTCGCAGAGAACGTGTCGTTCTACAGCATCCGTGTGAACGGCGCACTGCTTGGGATCGGAGCGCTGAAGCAGCTCGACGCAGTCCACGCGGAGCTCAAGTCGATGCACACCGCGGAGGCGGCGCGAGGAAGGGGCGTCGGCCGGGCGATGCTCGACCACCTCATCGGCACCGCTCGCGCTCGCGGCTGCAGCCGGGTCAGTCTCGAGACGGGGTCGATGGCGGCGTTCGCCCCCGCTCGATCTCTGTACGCATCTGCGGGGTTCGAGATCTGTGAGCCTTTCGGCGAGTACGGACCGAGCCCGAACAGTGTCTGCATGACGCTCCGGCTGGACGCGCGAGACCGAAGGAACCGCCCGGGATCGTCGTGA
- a CDS encoding phosphatase PAP2 family protein: MAPPESSVKGASGNPSGGTMGKTSGSLLEPATDARADDSPPQHPIRAALAVTVIGYVVLTALMLGIGLLLTHALNGSVGSWDRHVSDYFARHRTSGLNDLTKRATSGVSKFVRVGHADLPAIIVAAVVVTFLARRGRWREGVLIAIAFALEITVFLSVKFVVARPRPDVLDLNSSPSNTSFPSGHTAAATVLFVGITIIVMCCTRNRLARVVSTVVASGVVGMVGFARVYRGLHYLTDVLVGALLGLGCLTVAVIAVRAASRRQARAGEASARQGAHVDRGDDDRIDAGVAAS; this comes from the coding sequence ATGGCCCCACCCGAGAGCAGCGTCAAAGGCGCATCGGGGAACCCTTCGGGAGGCACCATGGGGAAGACGTCCGGTTCGCTGCTCGAGCCCGCGACTGACGCGCGGGCCGACGATTCCCCGCCGCAGCATCCGATTCGCGCGGCCCTCGCGGTCACGGTCATCGGCTACGTGGTCCTCACGGCTCTGATGCTCGGCATCGGCCTCTTGCTCACGCACGCCTTGAACGGCAGCGTTGGCAGCTGGGACAGGCACGTGAGCGACTACTTCGCTCGTCATCGTACGAGCGGCTTGAACGATCTGACGAAGAGGGCGACATCGGGAGTCAGCAAGTTCGTGCGGGTAGGGCACGCCGACCTGCCCGCGATCATCGTCGCCGCGGTCGTGGTCACCTTCCTCGCTCGCCGTGGGCGTTGGCGGGAGGGAGTCTTGATCGCGATCGCGTTTGCACTCGAGATCACGGTCTTTCTCTCCGTGAAGTTCGTCGTGGCGCGGCCGCGTCCCGACGTGCTCGACCTCAACTCGTCACCGTCGAACACGAGCTTTCCGTCGGGGCACACCGCGGCGGCGACCGTTCTGTTCGTGGGCATCACGATCATCGTGATGTGCTGCACGCGCAACAGGCTGGCTCGGGTGGTGAGCACCGTTGTCGCGTCCGGGGTCGTCGGAATGGTCGGGTTCGCTCGCGTCTATCGCGGGCTTCACTACCTGACCGACGTCCTTGTCGGCGCTCTACTCGGGCTCGGGTGCCTCACGGTCGCCGTGATCGCCGTCCGCGCCGCGAGCCGCCGACAGGCTCGTGCCGGCGAAGCGAGCGCACGGCAGGGCGCTCACGTCGACCGCGGAGACGACGACCGCATCGACGCCGGTGTAGCAGCGAGCTGA
- a CDS encoding DUF1508 domain-containing protein produces MAKAKFVVRKGRTGKFRFNLVGPNGKIIATSQAYESRASALRGIESVRKYAALAELVDRAGTRVVGGAARTGVPRRRALPASDVGVVPSDEAVRGQVVRPDVVG; encoded by the coding sequence ATGGCCAAGGCGAAGTTCGTGGTCCGCAAGGGCAGGACAGGCAAGTTCCGCTTCAACCTCGTCGGCCCCAACGGCAAGATCATCGCCACCAGCCAGGCGTACGAGTCGCGAGCCTCGGCGCTCCGCGGCATCGAGTCCGTTCGCAAGTACGCGGCCCTCGCGGAGCTCGTGGACCGGGCGGGCACCCGCGTCGTGGGTGGCGCGGCCAGGACGGGCGTACCCAGACGGCGAGCGCTCCCAGCGTCTGATGTCGGAGTCGTTCCCTCCGACGAGGCGGTCCGGGGCCAGGTCGTCCGTCCCGACGTCGTGGGATGA